One genomic segment of Rivularia sp. PCC 7116 includes these proteins:
- a CDS encoding TniQ family protein, whose protein sequence is MTIYLEHWNLKPPEIPQRSRLFSLEPVAVGTPYAESLSSYLHRLAQAHCLTSQKLVMGEIAPLILTQEDKSELLKKNVSHLLGNSDAKPAINGMREMTGRLVTVLEELTMRHDLRFLTLLSWKGMIYDKGLFRNHRAWCPCCLEERRQENKIIYEPLLWSFKDVEFCLIHKQRLIEECPHCGSHLPVITKLSSAGFCSRCYGWLGQEIKGEEEIEKYRVKIQGISELIALTPQLGYEPIPIELTRKLQLILLVFEQAIAKDLLLLGDLGRIMESLRIASKTNQNQPYHLVKLIIPVCEKAKISVYQLFGSDFRELGKILFENFGLELKL, encoded by the coding sequence ATGACTATTTACTTAGAACATTGGAACCTAAAACCTCCAGAAATACCGCAACGGAGTCGATTATTTTCTCTTGAACCTGTGGCGGTGGGAACTCCCTATGCAGAAAGTCTTAGTAGTTATCTTCATCGTTTAGCGCAGGCGCATTGTTTAACCTCTCAAAAGCTCGTTATGGGAGAAATTGCCCCACTTATCCTCACTCAGGAGGACAAATCTGAGCTATTGAAAAAAAATGTGAGTCACCTGTTGGGAAATAGCGACGCTAAACCAGCTATCAACGGAATGCGAGAAATGACAGGACGGTTAGTCACTGTCTTGGAAGAGTTGACAATGCGTCATGATTTACGCTTTTTGACCCTTTTAAGCTGGAAAGGAATGATTTATGACAAGGGGTTATTTCGGAACCATCGCGCTTGGTGTCCTTGTTGTTTGGAAGAGCGGAGGCAGGAGAACAAAATTATCTATGAGCCGTTATTATGGTCATTTAAGGACGTAGAATTTTGTTTGATTCACAAACAGCGATTAATAGAAGAATGTCCTCATTGTGGTTCGCATTTACCTGTGATAACTAAGTTGTCATCTGCCGGATTTTGTTCTCGTTGTTACGGGTGGTTAGGACAGGAAATTAAAGGCGAAGAGGAAATTGAGAAATATCGAGTTAAGATTCAAGGAATTAGCGAATTAATTGCACTTACTCCCCAATTAGGATATGAACCCATCCCAATCGAGTTAACCCGAAAATTACAACTAATTTTATTAGTGTTTGAACAAGCAATTGCGAAAGATTTGCTGTTATTGGGAGATTTAGGGAGAATCATGGAATCTTTGAGGATAGCCTCAAAAACAAATCAAAATCAACCTTATCATTTGGTAAAGTTAATTATTCCTGTGTGCGAGAAGGCAAAGATTAGTGTATATCAGTTATTTGGGTCGGATTTTCGGGAATTGGGCAAGATATTATTCGAGAATTTTGGTCTGGAATTAAAGTTGTAG
- a CDS encoding TetR family transcriptional regulator, with amino-acid sequence MKKNELEQKIWIAKTIGELIAGIPYLNDSLSSNTIALNLSKWVEQIAEGNIAEFARQINIPRNTVWLWCKGKNSPSLKALTNVCYFLGVSVLSFLTEEANNLCISKKLFTTELESKSRKKSKPFNSEKVKSDLEALLTNDDSPVLSMEEVARRLGIDRRTIYKYFPDLCRAISARYINYQKDYHKKILEECCQEVRLVALKLHNQGK; translated from the coding sequence TTGAAAAAAAATGAGCTAGAACAGAAAATATGGATTGCTAAAACTATTGGAGAATTAATTGCTGGTATTCCATATTTGAATGATTCTTTATCTTCTAATACAATCGCTCTCAATCTATCTAAATGGGTTGAGCAAATTGCAGAAGGAAATATAGCTGAATTTGCTCGTCAAATTAATATTCCCAGGAATACTGTTTGGCTCTGGTGTAAAGGTAAAAATTCACCTTCTCTTAAAGCACTAACAAATGTTTGTTACTTTCTTGGAGTATCAGTTCTCAGTTTTTTGACAGAAGAAGCTAATAATTTATGCATCTCAAAGAAATTATTCACAACTGAACTTGAAAGCAAATCAAGAAAAAAGAGTAAGCCATTTAATTCTGAGAAAGTCAAATCCGACTTAGAAGCTTTACTCACAAATGATGACTCTCCTGTTTTGTCGATGGAAGAGGTCGCTAGGCGGTTAGGAATTGATAGAAGAACGATTTACAAATATTTTCCAGATTTATGTCGCGCTATTTCTGCCAGGTATATCAACTATCAGAAAGATTACCATAAAAAAATATTAGAGGAGTGCTGCCAGGAAGTGCGGCTAGTTGCTTTAAAGCTACATAATCAAGGTAAATAG
- a CDS encoding restriction endonuclease subunit S — MKQAERSLIPSMSVKHLAEITIPVPPLPEQKRIVTILDEAFEGIDRAIANTEKNLANSRELFKSYLQSVLTERGKGWVETTLGKVCQFENGDRGKNYPNREEYVKSGIPWINTGHIQPDGTLSHSEMNFITREKYESLRSGKIRPGDLVYCLRGATIGKTALVSPFTVGAVASSLVIIRPSDLLDSYFLYYFLTSSVGQRQIKLYDNGAAQPNLGAKNVAKYIILLPKLAEQKVIVQKLASLAAETQRLETTYRQKLAALNELKQSILQKAFTGELTGDTAKKVRKTAKGEIAA, encoded by the coding sequence ATGAAGCAGGCTGAACGCTCCTTAATTCCCTCAATGTCAGTTAAACATCTAGCAGAAATCACAATTCCAGTCCCACCACTCCCAGAACAAAAGCGAATTGTGACAATTTTGGATGAGGCGTTTGAGGGGATTGATAGAGCGATCGCCAACACCGAAAAAAATCTCGCCAATTCCCGCGAATTATTTAAAAGCTACCTCCAATCCGTCTTGACCGAGCGCGGTAAGGGATGGGTGGAAACAACGTTAGGGAAGGTGTGTCAGTTCGAGAATGGTGATCGTGGAAAGAATTATCCCAATAGAGAGGAATATGTTAAATCAGGAATACCGTGGATAAATACAGGACACATTCAGCCCGATGGAACTCTTTCTCATAGCGAAATGAATTTTATCACAAGGGAGAAATACGAATCTCTTCGGAGCGGGAAAATTCGACCAGGAGATTTGGTCTATTGTTTACGGGGCGCAACCATTGGAAAAACTGCATTAGTCTCCCCTTTCACCGTAGGAGCAGTGGCATCCTCCTTGGTCATAATTAGACCTAGCGACTTATTGGACAGTTACTTTCTTTACTACTTTCTTACCAGTTCAGTTGGTCAGAGACAAATTAAACTATACGATAACGGCGCGGCTCAGCCAAACCTTGGAGCAAAGAACGTAGCCAAATACATTATTCTCCTCCCAAAGCTTGCCGAGCAAAAAGTCATCGTCCAAAAGCTCGCGTCCCTTGCAGCCGAAACCCAACGCCTTGAAACCACCTACCGCCAAAAACTCGCCGCACTCAACGAACTCAAACAATCCATCCTACAAAAAGCATTTACTGGCGAACTCACCGGAGATACCGCTAAAAAAGTAAGGAAAACCGCTAAGGGGGAAATTGCAGCATGA
- a CDS encoding DUF6575 domain-containing protein: MSFLPEGTILGQLEIIEVYDFYDKPVLFSCKNKSGLIFIVIYVDDSDLAEIWLYAPISSSRFQNVVQGRVELRNIFIDTEDAFVYQVEIPYEEGMNVIIKSVNCDKIPDEYLPELGQVIQSKNNSADTNIETVSTEKRREIIDFVLQFPEQEITEAPVGDLGLILSSLQETIDAIGQIKLGKSESHIIPPEVKQKTQVVMSGVFSGSFGMRLEGTVYEEDSLGLEESFLGQCLKEFIQLINLGANKEELPAKLNVLKKKTAFKYTEFLTALTRIGITKLRIDWASPGQKVQMGEIEQETVFKVIDVIKNTKLRTETEICVNVKLTQINYSSKTITLQEIGSKKKYKCFIADSAMKDVETISRKVVYVATIQEYVIVSTVLNKEKHEYELLSLKLEAESENISA, encoded by the coding sequence ATGAGTTTTTTGCCGGAAGGAACAATACTAGGACAGCTTGAAATCATAGAAGTCTACGACTTTTATGATAAGCCAGTGTTGTTTTCCTGTAAAAATAAATCTGGTTTAATTTTTATCGTTATTTATGTAGATGATTCTGATCTTGCAGAAATATGGCTATATGCTCCTATTTCTTCATCTCGATTTCAAAACGTAGTTCAGGGCAGAGTTGAACTTAGAAATATATTTATTGATACAGAAGATGCTTTTGTATATCAGGTAGAAATTCCTTATGAAGAGGGGATGAATGTTATTATTAAAAGTGTTAATTGCGATAAAATACCTGATGAGTATTTGCCGGAATTAGGGCAAGTAATTCAATCGAAAAATAATAGCGCTGATACTAACATTGAAACAGTTTCTACCGAAAAAAGAAGAGAAATAATTGATTTTGTTTTACAGTTTCCAGAGCAAGAAATTACAGAAGCACCTGTGGGTGATTTGGGGTTAATTTTATCTTCTTTACAGGAAACAATTGATGCTATTGGTCAAATCAAGCTAGGAAAGTCAGAAAGCCACATAATACCGCCAGAAGTAAAGCAAAAGACTCAAGTAGTGATGTCTGGTGTGTTTAGTGGCTCATTTGGAATGCGTCTGGAAGGAACTGTATATGAAGAAGATAGTTTAGGTTTAGAAGAGTCTTTCTTAGGGCAATGCTTGAAAGAATTTATACAGTTAATAAATCTCGGAGCGAACAAGGAGGAATTACCAGCTAAATTAAATGTATTAAAAAAGAAAACAGCTTTTAAATATACTGAGTTTTTAACAGCTTTAACTAGAATTGGAATAACTAAATTACGTATAGATTGGGCTTCTCCTGGTCAAAAGGTACAAATGGGAGAAATAGAACAAGAAACTGTATTTAAAGTTATTGATGTTATCAAAAATACTAAGTTAAGAACAGAAACAGAAATTTGTGTAAATGTAAAATTGACTCAGATTAATTACAGTAGTAAAACAATAACTTTACAAGAAATTGGCTCTAAGAAAAAATACAAATGTTTCATAGCAGACTCGGCTATGAAAGATGTAGAAACTATTAGTAGAAAGGTAGTTTATGTAGCCACTATTCAAGAGTATGTAATTGTATCTACTGTTTTGAATAAGGAAAAACACGAATATGAATTATTAAGTTTAAAGTTAGAAGCAGAATCAGAAAATATATCAGCTTGA
- the hisF gene encoding imidazole glycerol phosphate synthase subunit HisF, translated as MLAKRILPCLDVKAGRVVKGVNFVDLKDAGDPVELAKVYDEAGADEIVFLDITATHEDRGTIIDVVHRTAEQVFIPLTVGGGIQTLENVKELLRAGADKVSINSTAVRNPDFINQASKRFGNQCIVVAIDAKRRSNTENPGWDVYVRGGRENTGLDAIDWAKEVEKRGAGELLVTSMDADGTQAGYDIELTRTIAAKVGIPVIASGGAGNCEHIYSAVTEGQAEAALLASLLHYGQLSVAQIKNYLNDRKIPVRN; from the coding sequence ATGCTAGCTAAGAGAATCTTACCGTGCTTAGATGTCAAGGCGGGACGAGTTGTAAAAGGAGTTAACTTTGTAGACCTTAAAGATGCTGGCGATCCAGTAGAGCTAGCAAAGGTTTACGACGAAGCTGGTGCAGATGAGATAGTATTTCTGGATATTACAGCTACTCATGAAGACCGAGGCACAATTATCGACGTAGTTCACCGAACCGCCGAACAGGTATTTATTCCGCTGACTGTAGGTGGCGGAATCCAAACCTTAGAAAATGTTAAAGAATTATTACGAGCTGGAGCAGATAAGGTTAGTATTAACTCAACAGCGGTACGAAATCCAGACTTTATTAACCAGGCTAGCAAGCGCTTTGGAAATCAATGTATTGTTGTAGCAATTGATGCAAAAAGGCGGTCAAATACTGAAAATCCTGGTTGGGATGTTTATGTTCGTGGTGGAAGAGAAAACACCGGTCTAGATGCTATTGACTGGGCAAAAGAAGTTGAGAAACGAGGCGCGGGAGAACTATTAGTTACAAGTATGGATGCTGATGGTACTCAAGCGGGTTACGACATTGAATTAACAAGAACAATTGCAGCCAAGGTTGGTATTCCAGTAATCGCTTCTGGCGGTGCTGGAAATTGCGAGCATATATACTCTGCTGTCACTGAAGGTCAAGCCGAAGCTGCACTATTAGCATCGCTTTTGCACTACGGACAACTTAGTGTCGCGCAAATCAAGAACTACTTAAATGACCGAAAAATACCCGTGCGAAATTAG
- a CDS encoding RNA-dependent DNA polymerase, translating into MIRHGKTASESWKSLPWKKFRANVFRLQRRVFKAVRVGDKRKARQLQKLILKSRAARFLAIRQVTQLNAGKKTAGIDGKKSLTFEERFALEELLKAKSSKWKHQKLRAIPIPKKDGTTTRLLKIPTLADRCWQCLAKYALEPAHEATFHKHSYGFRTGRSAHDAQKQVFQNLKSSSNGINKRILELDIEKCFDRINHSSIISNLIAPNRLKLGIFRCLKVGINPDFPEQGTCQGGVVSPLLANIALNGIEELHKYHTNKGRKIKATTPEKDINTACVRYADDMVFFLRPEDDEKEILDNISQFLAKRGLKVSEKKTKLTASTFGFDFLGWHFKVQQNGKFRSSPSEENFKAFRKKVKKIANNSNYGASEKAKKLAPIVRGWRQYHKFCKMDSARFNLYHIQHRAYKVFNQETKQDRLSSKKLLDKAFPTVCYSENRHIKVKGNKSPFDGDLVYWSKRNSKLYDGITSRLLKKQNHTCGYCGHKLTSEEKVNLHHCDGNHSNWKDYNLTVVHESCHDYIHMKQKGKELR; encoded by the coding sequence ATGATTAGGCACGGCAAAACCGCCAGTGAATCTTGGAAATCACTACCCTGGAAGAAATTTCGAGCGAATGTTTTCCGCTTACAAAGAAGAGTGTTCAAAGCTGTTCGAGTTGGCGACAAGCGCAAAGCCCGTCAATTACAGAAGCTTATCCTGAAATCTCGTGCGGCTAGGTTTCTGGCAATTCGTCAAGTAACACAGTTAAACGCTGGTAAGAAGACAGCAGGTATTGATGGCAAAAAGTCCCTTACTTTTGAGGAACGCTTTGCACTCGAAGAGCTGCTAAAAGCAAAAAGTAGCAAGTGGAAACACCAAAAGTTACGAGCAATTCCAATCCCTAAAAAAGATGGGACAACTACACGATTGCTTAAAATTCCAACTCTTGCGGACAGATGCTGGCAATGCCTAGCTAAGTACGCATTAGAACCAGCACATGAAGCAACTTTTCACAAACACAGCTACGGATTCAGAACTGGGCGCTCTGCCCATGATGCTCAAAAGCAGGTTTTTCAAAACCTCAAATCAAGTTCCAATGGCATCAACAAGAGAATCCTTGAGTTAGATATAGAAAAGTGCTTTGACCGGATTAACCATTCCTCCATCATATCTAACCTTATTGCCCCTAATCGGCTAAAATTAGGTATATTCCGATGCCTTAAAGTTGGAATAAATCCCGATTTCCCAGAACAAGGTACTTGTCAAGGTGGGGTGGTGAGTCCACTACTAGCTAACATCGCCCTCAACGGAATAGAAGAACTACACAAATATCACACAAATAAAGGACGCAAAATAAAAGCAACTACCCCTGAAAAGGACATTAATACTGCCTGCGTTCGATATGCCGATGATATGGTATTTTTCCTACGACCAGAAGACGATGAAAAAGAAATACTCGATAATATTAGCCAATTCCTAGCAAAAAGAGGACTAAAGGTAAGTGAGAAAAAGACAAAGCTAACCGCTTCGACTTTCGGATTTGATTTCTTGGGCTGGCACTTCAAAGTACAGCAAAACGGAAAGTTTAGAAGCTCTCCCTCAGAGGAAAACTTTAAAGCATTCCGCAAGAAAGTCAAGAAAATTGCTAACAACTCGAATTATGGTGCATCAGAAAAAGCTAAGAAATTAGCTCCAATAGTCCGAGGATGGAGACAATACCATAAGTTCTGTAAAATGGACAGTGCTAGATTCAACCTCTATCACATACAACACAGAGCCTACAAGGTATTTAACCAAGAAACTAAACAAGACCGCCTATCTAGTAAAAAACTGCTAGATAAAGCCTTCCCAACAGTTTGTTACTCCGAAAACCGCCACATCAAAGTTAAAGGAAATAAATCACCTTTTGACGGAGATTTAGTCTATTGGAGCAAACGCAACAGTAAGCTATATGACGGCATAACCTCAAGATTATTAAAGAAGCAAAACCATACCTGTGGATACTGTGGTCACAAATTAACCTCGGAAGAAAAGGTTAATCTACATCACTGTGACGGCAATCATTCTAACTGGAAGGACTATAACCTAACAGTGGTACACGAAAGTTGTCATGATTACATCCACATGAAGCAAAAGGGAAAGGAACTCAGATAG
- a CDS encoding type I restriction-modification system subunit M N-terminal domain-containing protein translates to MFEQTFKNIDDVLRKEAGCTTELDYTEQTSWLLFLKYLDDLEQERALEAELVGKPSEFIIDEAHRWSSWAAPKKADGKLDHDHALIGDDLIDYVNGKLFPYLQGFKQRATSPDTIEYKIGEIFSEIKNKFQSGYSLRDALEYIDELRFKSQQEKHELSHLYEDKIKKMGNAGRNGGEYYTPRALIRAMIQVVKPQIGDRINEAG, encoded by the coding sequence ATGTTCGAGCAAACTTTTAAAAATATTGATGATGTTCTCAGGAAGGAGGCTGGTTGTACTACAGAGTTAGATTATACAGAGCAAACTTCTTGGCTGCTGTTTTTGAAGTATTTGGATGATTTGGAGCAAGAAAGGGCGTTAGAGGCAGAACTTGTTGGTAAGCCATCCGAATTTATTATTGATGAGGCGCATCGTTGGTCATCTTGGGCAGCACCGAAAAAAGCGGATGGAAAGTTGGATCACGATCATGCGCTGATTGGCGATGACCTAATTGATTATGTAAATGGTAAGTTATTCCCATATTTACAAGGTTTCAAGCAACGGGCTACTAGTCCAGACACAATAGAATATAAGATTGGGGAAATTTTTAGCGAAATCAAGAACAAGTTCCAAAGTGGTTACAGCTTGCGGGATGCACTGGAATATATTGATGAGCTACGGTTTAAATCGCAACAGGAGAAACACGAGCTATCCCATCTCTACGAAGACAAAATCAAAAAGATGGGTAATGCGGGGCGCAATGGTGGAGAATATTACACGCCGCGTGCGTTGATTCGCGCAATGATTCAGGTGGTGAAGCCGCAGATAGGCGATCGCATTAATGAAGCAGGCTGA